In Acidiferrobacteraceae bacterium, one genomic interval encodes:
- a CDS encoding GTP-binding protein: MSKEKFERSKPHVNVGTIGHVDHGKTTLTAALTVV; the protein is encoded by the coding sequence TCCAAGGAAAAATTTGAACGTAGTAAACCCCACGTCAACGTCGGAACCATCGGCCACGTCGACCACGGCAAGACCACGCTGACCGCGGCCCTGACCGTGGTG